In Papaver somniferum cultivar HN1 chromosome 9, ASM357369v1, whole genome shotgun sequence, the genomic stretch AACAATACCCTTCTGGAACTCTTAACTCGGATAGTGTCTCCAAGAATATGTCTTTTTCTTCCGTAGTTAATGTATAACATGCTGCGGGAAGTATCGTTCCTTTGTCATCTGTCTTAGGGTGTAACTCCGATTTTAACCCCAAACGCACCAAATCCTTTCTGGCGTttaatccatcttttgtattcccgTTGTGCAGCAACGTTCCAACAAGACTTTGTCCCACATTCTTTTCGACATGCATGAAATCAATACAATGTTGGACATCATTATAGCGCCAATATCTAAGTAGTCGCTGCCATATGTTGTACTTGCTCCAGTAAGTGGTTTCCCTGCCTTCCTCTTCCTCACCTGACCTATCGActtcttttgatatttttctgatgcgctcaattttcgtttttccgatgcgcttcatctttccaccttttCCAGGTGTAGCCTGCACGTCTTCCCCTTGAGTATTCGTCCCCTTCTTTCCCCATGAATTCTTTATACATTTTACCTCCTCATATATTTCTTCCCCGGTCATTGGTTCTGGAGCAGTCTCCCACTCTTGTTTTCCGCCAAATGCCCCCTTCTGCCTTCTGAACGGATGCTCATAGGGTAAAAATCTTCTATAACCAACATAaacattcttgtttgagtcatgaAGCCTAATACTGTGCGTTTTTTTACGACACACCACACAACCATGATATCCAGCGTAGCGACAACCACATAGTGTACCAAGAGCAGGATAATCGTTTATCGTCCACAAAAAActgcacgtagagtaaacatttCTTGGGCATATGCATCCCATGTTCTCTTTCCCTTCTCAAATAAGAATTGAAAATCTTTAACAAGAGGTTCTAAAAAGACATCGATGTTGTTTCCTGGCGCACCATCTATAAGTAACGACAACAtgatgaactttctcttcatacacagccccggtggaaggttgtaaatcacaacCAAAACTGGCCATACACTGTGATGTTTGGTGCCTGTGTTTACATCAACTCCATCAGCCGAAACAGCTAACCGCAGATTTCTTGGATCACCTTTAATTTCTGGGAAATTGTTATCTATCTCTCTCCAAGCATGTGAGTCTGCCGGATGACGTAAAACACCGTCTTTGTTTCTAGTGGTATCGTGCCATATCAAATCTTTTGCTGTGTGCTTCGATTGAAACAGCCGCTGAAATCTTGGGATGATGTCGAAGTACCACAATACCTTTGCTGGAACATTCTCGTAAACTTTACCATCCCTGTCAACTTTCCATCTGGGTGCTTTACAAGTAGGACACACTTTTTCATCCTTGTACTCATTCCAATAAAGAATGCAGTTGTTGATACATGCATGTATCTTTGTGTACCCTGAACCCATtgatttcaatattttttttgccTGATATGTACTCCTCGCCATTAAATTACCTTCTTTGGGAAGCATGTCCTTTAACAAGGgtaacaattcattaaaaaacaTGTCTGATGCACCGTGCTTACTCTTCAACTTAAACAACTGCACAATTGCAGACAACTTTGTGAAGTTGGGACATCCTTCGTATAAGGGCTTTTCAGCATTTTCAAGTAACTTTTTAAACTTTATAGGGTCATCTGCGAACTCTTCTGCAGCCTGCATCATATCTATAGTGTCTGGAGCATCAGTGGGAGTTCCCATTCCAAAATCTTCGTCTGGAGCATCAGTGGGAGTTCCCATTTCAAATTCAGCGTGCATACCATTGTTGACGTTAACTGGCTTACTACTAGTTATTGCCTCATCCTTTTCCCCATGCTTATTCCAAATAGTATACGTTTGATCGATTCCATTTACGAATAAATGATCTTCTACGTCGCCAACGGAGCATGCACAGAGATTTAAACAATTTGTACACGGACACAACATAAGAAATTCATCATATGTCTCACCCTCCTCCTTGAGATGGTTGACAGCATACCGCAGAAACGCCGCAACTCCTTCTCTATAACGTTTCTTCGTTCTATCAGTACTCATCCAGGATTTATCCATTCTGAAACGCAAAGAGACCAGTAGATCCATCAGTTGCACTCCAATGAAAGCAAAAACTGATAAATCAATTCAGAAATACAAGCTtagcattaactaataatatgtTTCATTTCAAAATAATAGTTATCCCCTAACTTGACAATTTAGACATACAAGTCTTGAAATTACCAATAAATTCAGCACCATTTGAAACATAAAAAATTTATATGGACAAACATGGTAATAACAGATGAAACAGGCAATATGCAATTTCCCTCATACAAACCGATAATCATGCCACACAAACCCATAATCAGACATCCAGTATTAACTCAGGAAAATTGGTCTAGTACTTTCAGTAAATGGAGTCATTTCAAGTTTTGGAATAACACATACTGAAGGGTCTGTATGTCAGCCGCAGTTGGGAGATTTCGCGAGAATGAATTGCAGCAGCTCTAGGGTCAGTGTGTTTGTTAAATTAGAGTAAACACTGATCTGTGCTCTAATTGATTAACTTAGAAATCAAAATGTCATTTCAAATAAGTACTCTAATTGATTAACTTAGAAATATCAGATCATAAGTAGTATGTCCCTAGTTCTATAATTGACATAGTTGGCAACTTTTATATCTCTGGGAgctcaaatcttcttctttagacaGATGTGAAGTCACATCTGTCGAGAAAGAGCTCTAATGTTCATGAAGAATGATTGCACAatgacaatgagaaaaaaaatacgaAGTACTTAACACTGGTGCATAGTACATCAAGGCTTGAAAAACATACCTATAAGTAACTTTGAGTCAGTTTTAGTGATTCTTTAAAAAAATGCCTTCCTTTTCTGGCTTTTCTCTCCTCGTCTCAAAGTGCTGATTTAGTAGAAATTAGATCCAGAAACAACAAATCCCAGGCAACTGTTGCAAAAAGTTAAGAATTTTATCATTGCAAATTTTCAAATTCTTCCAAAGGTCTTAACTGAAAATGCTCGAAACTGCACGATAGTATTATACATAAAGCAAATCACTAAATCTGTCTCTCATGGAACTGGAAACTCAATGCTTTCACTGAAGAATAATGACACCCCTGAAACAGATTGAAAACAAATACATGTACCTACAATACATCACCCATTTAGCTACAGATTCAAAAACAAATAGGATAACATCAACCATTTAGTTTTATGAAACATCACCAGATTGAATGAAACATCACCCATTCAGCTACAATACATCACCCATTTAGCTACCCATTTTACTAGTCCCTCTAATAGGATAACATCACCAGATAAGTTCTATGAAACATGCTCACAGATTCAACATGATGTACTGAACAACAAAGCAGTAGTGAGCACAGATTCTATATGTTGCAGGAAAAAATAGACACAAACTTTAGTGCAGCGAAAAAGAATTTTAGTGCACAAACTTCAGACACAAACTTTACTCAACAGATTCTATATGTTGCAGGAGTTAACAACATTTCAGGCAAACATGGGGTATATCATTCAAGACAGAGCATGAAAAGTTCAgaggtttaactaaattacaatgaGGTTACAGTTCAACAAGCTATCATGATAATTATCAGAGATAATAACTTTAAGGTTTGAGAATGATACCTCCAGTATAAACTGGGTTTAGGCACTACCACATATTGTGATGCTCCTTCTTACCCCCTCCTTGGTTTGTATTTCAGCCTCACAAGTACCTGGTTGCTCAAAAGAGATTGTCAGGACTAACAAATTCAGAGAGCATCAATGTTGACTAACATCAAGGGAACCAGATGAAGCTAACACAGAGTGCAATGGGTTACAACAAAATTCAAAAAGCTAACATAGTAACACTTATTACTACGCAAAAATCATCTAGTATAATGAGAATTTCAGCAATCTAAGAATGAATGCTACAACATACCTAAGATGGGAGTAAATCAGACTGATTTTAGGGTTGAATCTATAGATATTCTAAAACATCAAGGGGCAATAATCCCGCCCaaaagttatttcttttgatttcaaccccaaaataaaaaggttagggttcaaataaaaaataattgaCTGGGATTATTACCGCTAGATGTTCTCAATATTCTTGATTTCATCAGATTTTCATCCTATGGAGGTGCAGAAATATTTCCAAAATTGAAGACTAAATCTTCCCTAAAATCCCCTTATTTTCTGCCAGAATATCAGTTGGAGAATTTTTTTCCTTAAGATAGAGAGATATGGATGAAGTGATTTAGAGATTTTAGGGATGAACTGATAGGCGTACATGCCTGTTTGAGAAGATACCCATTTTACATTGTTAACATCAAAACCGAGCAtgtgtttgtctttttttttttaatagggttTACCGACACAagtaaagaaaatgcaaaaaaatTTGTTAAATTAGTTTGTGAATATAgttaatttatcaaaaaaaaaaagtaaagttaAATTATTTCCCcacacaaatttaattaaaattaaattatagttaattataaattattcgattaaaattaaattagtactcgaactcgttccgaatcgatcaatatttcaggtgaagtgtcgagtcttgattatgtaataactaaattatgattatgtaataactaaattttgccgtgtctcgattccaaaggaagaagttccgttttcatcagttttactcgaactcgtttcgaatcgatcaatatttcaggtgaagtgtcgagtcttgattatgtactaaatttgatcatgtaataactaaattttgattatgtaataactaaattatgattatgtaataactaaatttttcagtGTCTCgatccaaaggacgaagttccattttcatcagttttactcgaactcgttccgaatcgatcaatatttcaggtgaagtgtcgagtcttgattatgtaactaaattttgatcatgttataactaaattttgattatgtaataactaaattatgattatgtaataactaaattttgcgtgtctcgattccaaaggacgaagttccattttcatcagttttactcgaactcgtttcgaatcgatcaatatttcaggtgaagtgtcgagtcttgattatgtaactaaattttgatcatgtaaactAAATTTTGatataataactaaattatgattatgtaataactaaatttttcgtgtctcgattccaaaggacgaagttccatttcatcagttttactcgaactcgttccgaatcgatcaatatttcaggtgaagtgtcgagtcttgattatgtaactaaattttgatcatgttataactaaattttgattatgtaataactaaattatgattatgtaataactaaatttttccgtgtctcgattccaaaggacgaagttccattttcatcagttttactcgaactcgttcctaatcgatcaatatttcaggtgaagtgtcgagtgattatgtaactaaattttgatcatgtaataactaaattttgattatataataactaaattatgattatgtaataactaaatttttcgtgtctcgattccaaaggacgaagttccgttttcatcagttttactcgaactcgttccgaatcgatcaatatttcaggtgaagtgtcgagtcttgattatgtaactaaattttgatcatgtaataactaaattttgattattaataactaaattatgattatgtaataactaaatttttccgtgtctcgattccaaaggacgaagttccattttcatcagttttactcgaactcgttccgaatcgatcaatatttcaggtgaagtgtcgagtcttgattatgtaactaaattttgatcatgtaataactaaattttgattattaataactaaattatgattatgtaataactaaattttgtcgtgtctcgattccaaaggacgaagttccgttttcatcagttttactcgaactcgttcgaatcgatcaatatttcaggtgaagtgtcgagtcttgattatgtaactaaattttgatcatgtaataactaaatttttattatgtaataactaaatttttccgtgtctcgattccaaaggacgaagttcctttcatcagttttactcgaactcgttccgaatcgatcaatatttcaggtgaagtgtcgagtcttgattatgtaactaaattttgatcatgttataactaaattttgattatgtaataactaaattatgattatgtaataactaaattttgtcgtgtctcgattccaaaggacgaagttccgttttcatcagttttactcgaactcgtttcgaatcgatcaatatttcaggtgaagtgtcgagtcttgattatgtaactaaattttgatcatgtaataactaaattttgattatgtaataactaaattatgattatgtaataactaaatttttccgtgtctcgattccaaaggacgaagttccattttcatcagttttactcgaactcgttccgaatcgatcaatatttcaggtgaagtgtcgagtcttgattatgtaactaaattttgatcatgtaataactaaattttgattatgtaataactaaattatgattatgtaataactaaattttgtcgtgtctcgattccaaaggacgaagttccgttttcatcagttttactcgaactcgtttcgaatcgatcaatatttcaggtcaagtgtcgagtcttgattatgtaactaaattttgatcatgtaataactaaatttttattatgtaataactaaattttgattatgtaataactaaatttttccgtgtctcgattccaaaggacgaagttccattttcatcagttttactcgaactcgttccgaatcgatcaatatttcaggtgaagtgtcgagtcttgattatgtaactaaattttgattatgtaataaaaaaaaaagtaaagagaaaaaaaggaaaaaaatgaaaaaaatttaagtaaaaaatgaaaaataatgaaaaatttaTGCCACATTTATGTCCAGCCCAGTCAATTACATGGTTTAAGCTACACTCCAGCCCAGTCCATTACATGGTTTAAGCTAACACTCCATCCCAGTCCATTACGATTTTACTTATGTTATTTCAAAATGCATCGAATAGGATGTCCATAGTAAATCTAACGGTGAAATATTTATCACAATCCCAACCAATAGTTAGATTAATAGGGAAGAACCTCTTATCTTACGCTCTGTAACACCTCAAAATTCTGTTCGTTTTATCTTTCCTCCTAAACCAGAGTTACAGAgcggagagaactagagaaacctAAGCAGAGTAAAAAGGGGATAAAGTTCTAGGCTTAAAATCAGGGAAACATTGAGATTTGTTAGAGTAAAAAGGGAAATCGGATTTCTAaagtttggaaatatttttaggtcTACCGTAGGATCAAAATCAAATGGTATTTTCTTAGGAGATTTTTCCGAAAAAAGGAAATCGTAGACCAAACTCAATCGATTTTTCAGTTCACCCTAAATAATTTTGAGCGGGATGAAAATGAAACGCAAAATATTTTCGGCGGGATTATTCAATCTGTGCGACTTTATAAAGGGCCgtatgtgttgaggaattgcatGGCTAAATCTTATAAAGGTATATCCTGTTCTCAATCTTTCTTTCGTCTAAAAAGCTTagttattcaaaccctaattgattcaaaccttaatttttgaatcagacccaattgattcaaaggttaagttttgactcaaaccctaattcttaatttttgattcattgaaagcagggtttatgcacctgtttatttcttattaagaagaacaatggtgtgcatgcatgtttaagcttttcctatgttatgcttaggatctttATGCAGATTGTATTCTAAGTTGCATAGTGGCTGGATAACAACTCAGTCTTCTATGGTTATGGAAATGctattcttttatgtttttttctttcttttccgatGAATCTGATTAATGTTTTTCACACTGCAAACAATAGTTTAAGCTTCTGTGGTTCTCCCTGAAACCACTCGACATCACATTCTTATCTCATTTAGCTGGCCACATTCTCTGTCGTGTATACTCCCGTGTCATTGACGTTTTGTAtaatgggattataattatgtcagAGCTAGGTCAATTGAATGTTATTCCTTGGTTTTTTTATCTGTCTATTCTGATGAATGTTTTTCACATTGCAAACCAATAGTTTAAACTTCTGTGGTTCTCCctgaaaccactagaaatcacatttttatctcatTTTCATCAACTTTAGCTGGTCAGTAAGCTTCCATCTGTCGTGTATACTCCCGAGTCATTGACATTTTGTAtaatgggattataattatgtcggAGATCGGCATCCGTCGTTTGTTTTTAGGGAACTTGGTAGGTTTACATAATTGTGTATGTTTGAACTGGAGTCTTGCTTGAGTTCTTTCAATGCTCTAGTAAAAACCTCAGcgattaataattttttaattgttatatcttttaacaattctgagacggcatcctgctcttgcatctaatcatactaatcaagaccatgttagtactgacataatcaagaccatgttaattgactgttatttaatttttgcttgtgtctagcttaataacttttgacttttgattgaaaagaattcagaccttatttgattgaatcatatacatgtatatgcagtttcctatatgactacacaagagaattcgagttgggagccagagtatgatgatgatgagtatgctgAAAATGAGACTGCAGCCCTGGAGGCTCAAGCCTTGCAGAATTTAGGAGAGTCAGAGGATGAAGACGAAGATTCCGATGGTAGTCGCACCGGTTCCGATGGTGATAGCTCCAGTTCTGATGATGAATCGACTGAAAGTCCTGAACAGCCTGGTAATGCTATACTAGCTTGtctgtttttgtttgctttggacttaaaaaatatgagtacactcttacaccatgtttact encodes the following:
- the LOC113312204 gene encoding uncharacterized protein LOC113312204 encodes the protein MDLLVSLRFRMDKSWMSTDRTKKRYREGVAAFLRYAVNHLKEEGETYDEFLMLCPCTNCLNLCACSVGDVEDHLFVNGIDQTYTIWNKHGEKDEAITSSKPVNVNNGMHAEFEMGTPTDAPDEDFGMGTPTDAPDTIDMMQAAEEFADDPIKFKKLLENAEKPLYEGCPNFTKLSAIVQLFKLKSKHGASDMFFNELLPLLKDMLPKEGNLMARSTYQAKKILKSMGSGYTKIHACINNCILYWNEYKDEKVCPTCKAPRWKVDRDGKVYENVPAKVLWYFDIIPRFQRLFQSKHTAKDLIWHDTTRNKDGVLRHPADSHAWREIDNNFPEIKGDPRNLRLAVSADGVDVNTDGAPGNNIDVFLEPLVKDFQFLFEKGKRTWDAYAQEIIRLHDSNKNVYVGYRRFLPYEHPFRRQKGAFGGKQEWETAPEPMTGEEIYEENVGQSLVGTLLHNGNTKDGLNARKDLVRLGLKSELHPKTDDKGTILPAACYTLTTEEKDIFLETLSELRVPEGSISAKEIMVEELDKLQEDLCVTLCLLEKEVKLCGPVCFRWMYPFERCMKVIKGHVRNKNQPCGCIAEENVAEETIEIYCEYHKSIRTIGIPLDRHNTSQEGEPLSAEEPCIVTPEQLRQAHFYVMQNTPEIEPYIDRHKLYLETNYSTKKRAWLEKEHSNTFGAWLKNEVEKELADDRESISENLRWISHGPHYEVTKYTVYRINGYLFRTRSRDGRIHQNSGVSVAANDMHISRDDDVTYASQAKQVFYVKDQLDKKKSIVFVTPPKNYRDDDGNDEEFSTVIFSANDNILPSVDPQDLGKESRNDYFRTDCRGLLIRKPK